In Elaeis guineensis isolate ETL-2024a chromosome 1, EG11, whole genome shotgun sequence, a genomic segment contains:
- the LOC105036512 gene encoding putative disease resistance protein RGA3 encodes MGGIGKTTLASNIYSDERIKENFPMRVWVCVSKDFSETELLKEMIRSAGGNYRQAKTKAELVPYLSSVLSKRFIIVLDDIWEAKVWEDLLRYPLESATAGGRIVITTRDINVATNMRALVHHVDEMDTDDGWALVCKKVFRDDEKEEIFNLRDIGLKIVKKCDGLPLAIKTIAGVLKLKKRSIIEWNNVLRSDAWSMSQLQTELPGALFLSYEDLASDLKQCFLFCSLYPEDSRMHRDDLVRYWLAEGFVKSQGDVLLEDLAEDYYKELICRNLLRLDPYFVDESWCTMHDLLRSLALFLIGDENTFVGGENAYNTNRLIKLRRLSVSNMGERLDIPDAVKKQKCLRTLIVWDSAGTKIVEHDLGRLGQLRVLDLTGTGLESLPDSIGNLLHLRYLDLDGTNVKNLPESIGHLQNLQTLKLSGCKSLHTLPKAITRLCNLRCLGLDKTPLSHLPKGIGKLRNLVSLEGFVVGDDGGEQEQGCDLQELQSLSQLRVLRIDRLERSRAGASALASVCFLRKLVLCWLPPEAENNQPRCGEDAIQKVNKICNNLSPPSNLKDLRFHDFFGSGFPGWLMSSSLGASFPHLAFLQLDKCRSCRQLPPLGLLPQLKFLRISGADAISTIGPELLGRRGSGVTAFPRLEYLQLKHLRNWKEWSLGAVEEVGDEIRGASKLLPHLKFLHLENCPELIALPEGLGYATNLQQLQIMDAHNLREIKNLPSLTGTLHIERHLTLERGPSEIPTGHSPECLPDVSNNLDQQSEHLPQWLLELLGQHQNAPTAVQNLRKFVLTCGSALFKSFPKDTPNFIQWIPEVQFCVNFAVGMGRTCSWFDCIDGIVSLS; translated from the exons ATGGGTGGAATCGGCAAAACTACTCTTGCTTCTAATATATACAGTGatgaaagaataaaagaaaaCTTTCCTATGCGAGTATGGGTGTGTGTGTCCAAGGATTTTTCAGAGACTGAGTTGCTGAAAGAGATGATTAGGAGTGCGGGTGGAAATTATAGGCAGGCTAAGACAAAAGCTGAACTCGTACCCTATCTTTCCTCTGTCCTTTCAAAAAGGTTCATTATTGTGTTAGATGATATATGGGAAGCAAAAGTATGGGAGGATCTGCTCAGATATCCTTTAGAAAGTGCAACGGCTGGTGGTAGGATTGTGATCACCACTCGAGACATAAATGTGGCTACGAATATGAGAGCACTTGTTCACCATGTTGACGAAATGGATACTGATGATGGCTGGGCATTGGTATGCAAGAAAGTCTTTAGAGATGATGAAAAGGAAGAGATCTTTAATTTAAGAGACATTGGTCTTAAAATTGTTAAAAAATGTGATGGCCTTCCTCTTGCAATCAAAACCATAGCAGGGGTTCTAAAGTTGAAGAAGAGAAGCATAATAGAGTGGAATAATGTTCTGAGAAGTGATGCATGGTCTATGAGCCAACTTCAGACAGAACTCCCAGGAGCCTTATTTTTAAGCTACGAAGATTTAGCATCTGATCTGAAACAATGTTTTCTTTTCTGCTCATTATATCCTGAGGATTCTCGGATGCACCGTGATGATCTTGTTCGGTACTGGTTGGCTGAAGGTTTTGTAAAATCACAAGGCGATGTATTGCTAGAAGATTTAGCTGAAGATTACTACAAAGAGTTGATTTGCAGGAATCTTTTACGACTTGATCCTTATTTTGTAGATGAGAGTTGGTGCACAATGCATGATCTGCTACGTTCTCTTGCTCTATTTTTGATAGGAGATGAGAATACTTTTGTTGGTGGTGAAAACGCATATAACACGAACCGCTTGATCAAGCTTCGTCGCTTGTCAGTTTCAAACATGGGAGAGAGGCTAGATATCCCTGATGCGGTGAAAAAGCAGAAATGCTTGAGGACTCTAATTGTGTGGGATAGTGCCGGGACAAAGATAGTTGAGCATGATCTTGGAAGACTCGGGCAGCTACGAGTTTTGGACTTGACCGGCACAGGGCTGGAGAGCCTTCCAGACTCCATTGGAAACCTGTTACATCTAAGGTACCTGGATCTTGATGGAACGAATGTCAAAAATTTACCAGAGTCTATCGGACACCTTCAAAATCTGCAGACGTTGAAACTCTCTGGCTGTAAATCCCTGCACACGCTTCCCAAGGCCATCACGAGGTTGTGCAATCTAAGATGCCTTGGCCTCGACAAGACTCCGTTAAGCCATCTCCCAAAAGGAATAGGCAAATTGAGAAATCTCGTCTCTCTTGAAGGAtttgttgtcggtgatgatggaggCGAGCAAGAGCAGGGGTGCGATTTGCAGGAGCTGCAATCTCTGTCCCAGCTGAGAGTGCTCCGGATAGACAGGTTGGAGAGGTCACGAGCTGGAGCTTCAGCACTCGCGAGCGTTTGCTTTCTCAGAAAATTGGTTTTGTGCTGGCTTCCACCCGAGGCTGAGAATAATCAGCCACGATGCGGGGAGGACGCAATCCAGAAAGTGAACAAGATATGCAACAACCTCTCTCCTCCATCCAACCTGAAAGACCTTCGGTTCCACGACTTCTTTGGTAGCGGGTTTCCCGGCTGGTTGATGTCATCCTCACTGGGTGCCTCCTTTCCTCACCTGGCATTCTTGCAACTTGATAAATGTAGGTCATGCCGGCAACTTCCTCCGCTAGGCCTATTGCCCCAGCTGAAATTCCTTCGGATTTCAGGAGCAGATGCGATCTCAACGATTGGACCTGAGCTTCTTGGTCGGCGTGGCTCAGGAGTAACTGCATTTCCTAGGCTTGAATACCTGCAACTCAAACACTTGCGCAACTGGAAAGAATGGTCATTAGGTGCGGTGGAAGAGGTTGGTGATGAAATTAGAGGAGCCTCTAAGTTGTTGCCGCATCTCAAGTTCCTGCATCTGGAGAACTGTCCCGAGCTAATAGCTCTTCCGGAAGGTCTGGGGTATGCCACCAACTTGCAACAACTGCAAATTATGGACGCCCACAACCTGAGAGAAATCAAAAACCTCCCCTCCTTAACTGGCACTCTCCACATTGAGAGACACCTGACGTTAGAAAGA GGGCCCTCAGAGATACCCACTGGTCACTCCCCGGAGTGCCTCCCAGATGTTTCCAATAATCTTGATCAACAATCGGAGCACCTCCCCCAGTGGTTATTGGAACTACTCGGGCAGCATCAAAATGCTCCGACTGCGGTCCAGAATCTCAGAAAATTTGTACTGACATGCGGCTCAGCACTGTTTAAGAGCTTTCCGAAGGATACACCAAATTTCATTCAGTGGATCCCTGAG